A DNA window from Methanophagales archaeon contains the following coding sequences:
- a CDS encoding radical SAM protein: protein MRKFRLRRLKLFYNPPLLIVKQAVMIMLYAWLTGWNSLAFLRWVTQLQNILHAGAGTKQICCFGVNPHVVWEMTGRCNLKCIHCHASGGEAAYNELTTEEGKALIDQVAALGIRTFVFTGGEPLLRNDLFELIAYARSKRLTVYIATNGTLITREVAKLLSRYNVGAVIGLDGMNPKIHDGIRGVKGAYDAVIRGIDNCVAENIYLHLNIVATRHNFDEIERIIDYGTR from the coding sequence ATGCGAAAATTCAGGCTCAGGCGACTGAAACTGTTCTATAATCCACCACTTTTGATAGTGAAGCAAGCAGTCATGATTATGCTTTATGCATGGCTCACAGGCTGGAATAGCCTGGCTTTTCTACGCTGGGTGACGCAGTTACAAAATATTCTGCACGCGGGTGCTGGAACAAAACAGATTTGCTGCTTCGGTGTGAATCCGCATGTGGTATGGGAGATGACAGGCAGATGCAACTTGAAGTGTATCCACTGCCATGCTTCTGGTGGGGAAGCAGCATATAACGAATTAACAACAGAAGAAGGTAAGGCATTGATAGACCAGGTCGCTGCATTGGGCATACGAACATTCGTATTCACGGGCGGTGAGCCGCTGTTACGGAACGATCTCTTTGAGCTGATTGCATATGCACGATCTAAAAGGCTCACTGTCTATATAGCGACAAACGGAACGCTGATAACGAGAGAAGTTGCAAAGTTGCTGAGCAGATATAATGTTGGTGCAGTAATAGGGCTGGACGGAATGAATCCCAAGATACACGATGGTATCCGTGGCGTTAAGGGTGCTTATGATGCCGTAATCAGGGGTATAGACAATTGTGTTGCTGAAAATATTTATTTACACCTGAATATCGTGGCAACCAGACACAATTTCGATGAGATTGAGCGAATTATAGATTATGGCACGAGATAG
- a CDS encoding SPASM domain-containing protein, with product MMYIKPNGDVWACPFIPVRMGNVREEGLLLDRIWERLRAHRCKFEFEHGASENASASVWSQCDSCEYQRVCGGCKARMMIDNSSR from the coding sequence ATGATGTATATCAAGCCAAACGGTGATGTATGGGCATGCCCTTTTATTCCCGTTCGGATGGGCAATGTGCGTGAAGAAGGTTTACTGCTTGATAGGATATGGGAGAGGTTAAGAGCGCACAGGTGCAAGTTTGAATTTGAACACGGTGCAAGCGAGAATGCGAGTGCGAGTGTATGGTCGCAGTGTGATAGTTGTGAATACCAGCGTGTATGTGGCGGTTGTAAGGCACGAATGATGATAGACAATTCCTCGCGGTAA
- a CDS encoding nucleotide sugar dehydrogenase has translation MYQHSIDEIEDKIRNREVKISVIGLGRVGLPLAVTLADCGFDTLGIDINNELVAKLNEGVSPFPDEPGVSELLKSTVESGRFKASTVLEERDFNIVTVPTLIKGDKPDIEAVYAVANAIRAPHGKVFTVESTVPPLTTQQFGDIIARNTGYKPGEDFGLAYSPERIQAPQVLRDLKTYPKIVGAIDDKSAFIVATIYSCFAPDIIRVSSPVVAEIDKIMENAHRDLNIAFANELAMICEVYGVDVYEVIRTANSQPYCNILNPGLVGGHCIPMDPYYIISEVEKRGYSPNLIKEARRINEDMVEHVVSMVEGERVAILGLSFKQDVRAFEHSHTLKLIDALRRHSHSYSIVVHDPYLGNEDFDFPVERDLYTAITGADCLILATAHSYYKSLDWGRVRECMRGDLIVDVRGLFDMERVKKSGLRYKGIGRDGSAKCEI, from the coding sequence ATGTATCAGCACTCGATAGATGAGATAGAGGATAAGATACGCAACAGAGAAGTGAAGATATCTGTAATCGGACTGGGCAGAGTGGGTCTGCCTTTAGCGGTAACACTCGCTGATTGTGGGTTCGATACCCTGGGGATAGATATAAATAATGAGCTGGTAGCGAAGCTGAACGAAGGAGTATCACCGTTTCCTGATGAACCCGGAGTGAGTGAGCTACTCAAGAGCACAGTGGAGAGTGGTAGATTTAAGGCGAGCACGGTGCTGGAAGAGCGGGATTTTAATATCGTTACGGTACCAACGTTGATAAAGGGCGATAAGCCGGATATAGAAGCTGTCTATGCGGTTGCAAATGCGATAAGAGCGCCACATGGTAAGGTATTCACCGTAGAGAGTACAGTTCCACCATTAACAACACAGCAATTTGGTGATATCATAGCCAGAAACACAGGTTATAAGCCGGGGGAGGACTTCGGGCTGGCATACTCACCTGAGAGGATTCAAGCGCCACAGGTGCTCCGGGATCTCAAGACATATCCTAAAATAGTGGGTGCCATAGATGATAAAAGCGCTTTCATCGTCGCTACTATCTATTCCTGCTTCGCACCTGATATAATCCGTGTGAGCAGCCCGGTAGTGGCGGAGATAGATAAGATAATGGAGAATGCCCACAGGGACCTCAATATAGCATTTGCAAACGAACTGGCGATGATATGTGAGGTTTACGGTGTGGATGTGTATGAGGTGATAAGAACGGCAAATTCTCAGCCGTATTGCAATATCCTTAATCCCGGACTGGTCGGAGGGCATTGTATCCCCATGGACCCCTACTATATAATAAGCGAGGTGGAGAAGCGAGGATACAGTCCAAACCTCATCAAGGAAGCCAGGCGAATAAACGAAGATATGGTCGAGCACGTTGTGAGCATGGTGGAAGGAGAAAGAGTGGCAATACTCGGCTTGAGTTTCAAGCAGGATGTAAGAGCATTTGAACACTCACATACACTGAAGTTGATAGATGCATTGAGGCGACATTCACATTCATACAGTATTGTTGTTCATGACCCATACTTGGGCAATGAAGATTTTGATTTCCCGGTGGAGCGCGATCTCTACACAGCGATTACAGGTGCTGATTGTCTTATACTGGCAACTGCTCATTCATATTATAAAAGTTTGGATTGGGGGCGTGTGAGAGAGTGCATGAGAGGTGATTTGATAGTGGATGTGCGGGGGCTCTTTGATATGGAAAGGGTAAAAAAGAGTGGTCTCAGATACAAAGGTATAGGAAGAGATGGATCTGCGAAGTGCGAAATATGA